The proteins below come from a single Dermacentor albipictus isolate Rhodes 1998 colony chromosome 7, USDA_Dalb.pri_finalv2, whole genome shotgun sequence genomic window:
- the LOC139047577 gene encoding uncharacterized protein isoform X5, with protein sequence MTTSPGYINNLHVKSDNANPYEVKEVSNTILFGQTNWHKVETLEIHWVAWSSAHNKSSNPSLLDQLFVPDQYGEYHYQHYDIFHVRTGSVITVLTKFQQNTNPKKRDTGFYKAIKDATVALIFRI encoded by the exons ATGACTACGTCACCG GGATATATTAATAACCTTCATGTGAAGTCCGACAACGCCAACCCGTACGAGGTGAAAGAAGTTTCGAACACCATACTTTTCGGCCAGACAAACTGGCACAAAGTGGAAACCCTGGAAATCCATTGGGTGGCGTGGAGCAGCGCCCACAATAAGAGTTCGAACCCCAGCTTGTTGGATCAGCTGTTTGTTCCGGATCAGTATGGCGAG TACCACTACCAGCACTACGACATCTTCCACGTAAGAACTGGATCTGTCATTACTGTACTTACGAAGTTCCAACAGAACACTAATCCAAAGAAGAGAGATACTGGATTTTATAAGGC